In Rissa tridactyla isolate bRisTri1 chromosome 2, bRisTri1.patW.cur.20221130, whole genome shotgun sequence, a single window of DNA contains:
- the LOC128905186 gene encoding guanine nucleotide-binding protein G(I)/G(S)/G(O) subunit gamma-11 — MPAINIEDLSEKDKLKMEVEQLRKEVKLERQPVSKCSEEIKNYIEERSGEDPLVKGVPEDKNPFKEKGGCVIA, encoded by the exons ATGCCAGCCATCAACATCGAGGACCTGAGCGAGAAGGACAAACTGAAAATGGAAGTGGAGCAGCTCCGGAAAGAAGTGAAGCTGGAGAGGCAGCCG GTGTCCAAGTGCTCCGAGGAGATCAAGAACTACATCGAGGAGCGCTCAGGGGAGGACCCGCTGGTGAAGGGGGTTCCCGAGGACAAGAACCCCTTCAAGGAGAAGGGGGGCTGTGTCATCGCTTAG